The following proteins are encoded in a genomic region of Sesamum indicum cultivar Zhongzhi No. 13 linkage group LG8, S_indicum_v1.0, whole genome shotgun sequence:
- the LOC105169005 gene encoding aspartic proteinase: MKRHYLLTLVCFWAITCSLIPSSDGLRRIGLKKRLLDLSRFKAARQATLEGKYGTILKDRRIKLGDSDEDIVYLKNYMDAQYYGQISIGSPPQNFTVIFDTGSSNLWVPSSKCYFSIACYFHSRYKASKSSTYTKIGKPCSIHYGSGSISGYFSQDNVGVGDVVVKDQVFIETTREGSLTFVLAKFDGILGLGFQEISVGDAVPVWYNMVDQGLVDEKVFSFWLNRDPTAEVGGEIIFGGVDPKHYKGDHSYVPVTEKGYWQFEMGDFLIGNQSTGFCEGGCAAIVDSGTSLLTGPTTVVTQINHAIGAEGVVSTECKEIVSQYGDMIWDLLVAGVEPKIVCSQIGLCYSDGAQSVSSNIAMVVDKQTDKGTSVGENPLCTACQMAVVWMKNQLNNQEVKEKVLDYVNQLCESIPSPGGEALIDCNAISSMPNVTFTIGDKAYVLTPEQYILKTGEGPAAICISGFMALDVSPPRGPLWILGDVFMGVYHTVFDYGNLRLGFAEAA, translated from the exons ATGAAGCGCCACTACCTGCTGACCCTTGTCTGTTTTTGGGCCATTACATGCTCCTTAATTCCTTCATCAGATGGTCTGAGGAGAATTGGATTGAAGAAGAGGCTTCTGGACCTTTCCAGGTTTAAAGCTGCCAGACAGGCTACATTGGAGGGGAAATACGGGACGATTTTGAAAGATAGACGGATCAAGCTAGGTGATTCTGATGAAGATATTGTCTATTTGAAGAATTACATGGATGCCCAATACTATGGACAGATTAGCATTGGCTCACCTCCTCAGAATTTCACTGTCATATTTGATACTGGAAGCTCTAATTTATGGGTTCCCTCCTCAAAATGCTATTTCTCT ATCGCATGCTATTTCCACTCGAGATATAAGGCCAGCAAGTCCAGCACATATACAAAGATTG GAAAGCCTTGCTCAATTCACTATGGCTCGGGTTCAATTTCTGGATATTTTAGCCAAGACAATGTTGGAGTTGGTGATGTAGTGGTCAAAGATCAA GTGTTTATTGAGACTACACGGGAAGGAAGCCTTACCTTTGTCCTGGCCAAGTTTGATGGAATACTCGGGCTTGGTTTCCAGGAAATTTCTGTTGGCGATGCAGTACCAGTCTG GTACAATATGGTAGATCAAGGTCTTGTTGATGAGAAGGTATTTTCCTTCTGGCTTAACCGTGATCCAACGGCAGAAGTGGGAGGTGAGATCATCTTTGGTGGAGTTGATCCAAAGCACTACAAAGGAGATCACAGTTATGTTCCTGTAACAGAAAAGGGGTACTGGCAG TTTGAAATGGGCGATTTCCTCATTGGGAACCAGTCTACCG GTTTCTGCGAGGGTGGTTGTGCTGCTATCGTGGATTCTGGGACATCTCTGCTCACTGGTCCAACT ACTGTTGTGACTCAAATCAACCATGCCATTGGGGCAGAAGGGGTCGTGAGCACCGAATGTAAAGAAATAGTCTCTCAATACGGAGACATGATATGGGATCTACTTGTAGCTGGG GTAGAACCCAAGATAGTTTGCTCGCAGATTGGTCTATGCTATTCTGATGGAGCTCAGTCTGTGAG CTCAAATATTGCAATGGTTGTTGATAAACAAACCGATAAGGGAACATCAGTTGGTGAAAATCCATTATGTACGGCTTGTCAGATGGCTgttgtttggatgaaaaatcaGCTGAATAATCAAGAAGTAAAGGAGAAAGTGCTGGATTACGTGAATCAG ctCTGTGAGAGCATACCAAGTCCAGGTGGAGAGGCGCTGATCGACTGCAATGCCATATCAAGCATGCCTAATGTCACCTTTACCATCGGTGATAAAGCTTACGTTCTCACTCCAGAGCAG TACATTCTTAAAACTGGTGAAGGTCCTGCTGCTATTTGCATCAGTGGATTCATGGCTTTGGATGTATCACCTCCTCGAGGCCCTCTGTG GATTCTTGGAGACGTGTTCATGGGCGTTTATCACACGGTGTTCGATTATGGCAACCTCCGACTGGGTTTTGCTGAGGCTGCCTAA
- the LOC105169408 gene encoding agamous-like MADS-box protein AGL80 translates to MTRKKVKMAFITNDSARKATFKKRKKGLMKKVSELSTLCGIDSCAIVYSPYDSHPEVWPDGRGAHRVLAQFKRMPEMEQSKKMVNQESFIRHRITKAADQLKKLHKDNREKEITHLMYQCLTGKELQGLGVAELNDMGWLVDQNLKEIYKRIEGLKKAAGERDGVEEKPAAVVDGSMQRAALQQQWFTDEWMGNINPSDNEQGVGGSFAHGAGDEIIMQFNDGSNHAAAMWSNVFFP, encoded by the coding sequence ATGACGAGGAAGAAAGTGAAGATGGCATTCATCACAAACGACTCCGCTCGAAAAGCGACTTTCAAGAAGCGCAAGAAGGGGCTTATGAAGAAGGTGAGCGAGCTGAGCACCCTTTGTGGGATCGACTCCTGCGCCATCGTCTACAGCCCCTACGACTCCCACCCGGAGGTCTGGCCCGACGGCCGAGGCGCCCACCGCGTGCTGGCGCAGTTCAAACGCATGCCGGAGATGGAGCAGAGCAAGAAGATGGTGAACCAAGAATCGTTCATCCGCCATCGCATCACCAAGGCGGCGGACCAGCTGAAGAAGCTCCACAAGGACAACCGGGAAAAGGAGATCACTCATCTCATGTACCAGTGCTTGACTGGAAAAGAGCTGCAGGGGCTGGGCGTGGCGGAGCTAAATGATATGGGTTGGTTGGTTGATCAGAACTTGAAGGAGATCTATAAGAGGATTGAGGGGCTGAAGAAGGCGGCGGGGGAAAGGGATGGGGTGGAGGAGAAGCCGGCGGCAGTGGTGGATGGGTCGATGCAGAGGGCGGCGCTGCAGCAGCAGTGGTTTACGGATGAGTGGATGGGGAATATCAATCCGAGTGATAATGAGCAGGGGGTGGGGGGTTCGTTTGCGCATGGCGCTGGGGATGAGATAATTATGCAGTTTAATGATGGGAGTAATCATGCAGCAGCCATGTGGTCTAATGTCTTCTTCCCTTGA
- the LOC105169007 gene encoding pentatricopeptide repeat-containing protein At5g04780-like — MKAPFPLKSVAPKLHIVHRSSYISPTHFSELLNGAKNLKHAAQIHAQLITRSCLSSPFLFNCLLNLYSKCGHASQSLALFSASNSTTHLDETKNVFTYTSLITQLSHCNLPFKALTFFNELRGRNISPNHFTFSAVLPACGDSRVGKQMHCLICKHGFESDVFVGSALVDMYAKSGELDCARRVFDEMPERNLVSWNSVIVGFLRNGCYDQAIGFFTRLIGEDAIRPDEVSFSSVLSACAHVCGVAIGRQVHVVVLKLGLEYLAYVKNSLMDMYCKCGVFDDAEKLFRNTEDRDVVTWNVMVMGFVQNGNSEDACNYFWVMRREGILPDEASFSTVLHAAACIAAFDQGALIHNQIIKTGLGGNTCVASSLITMYAKCGSLVDARRAFSESEEHNVISWTAMLSAFQQHGCANQVIELFDHMMQAGIEPDYITLVSVLSACAHTGRVDDGFSYFNLMSQRYNMNPGLEHYACMVDLLGRAGRLYDAKKFVESMPIEPDVSVWGALLGACRKYGDLNMGREVAERLFEIEPDNPGNYVLLYNMYARRGRLEEANEVRRLMGFNRVRKEPGCSWLDVKNMTHVFKAHDKSHSRTNEIYEMLAELEELVKQKGYVPEIQHSINDMDEYEERKLWYHSEKLALAYGLLTLPVGAPIRIKKNLRTCGDCHNVMKFASAIFKREIILRDINRFHRFADGLCSCGDYW; from the coding sequence ATGAAAGCTCCATTTCCGTTGAAATCTGTCGCCCCGAAGCTCCACATAGTACACCGCTCCTCATATATTTCTCCGACCCACTTCAGTGAACTCCTTAACGGAGCTAAAAATCTGAAGCATGCAGCCCAAATTCATGCTCAGCTCATTACACGAAGTTGCCTTTCTTCCCCCTTCCTGTTCAACTGCCTTCTCAACCTGTATTCCAAGTGCGGCCACGCATCTCAATCGCTGGCGCTGTTTTCAGCTTCCAATTCAACAACTCATTTGGATGAGACCAAGAATGTGTTCACTTACACTTCTCTTATCACCCAGCTTTcacattgtaatttacctttcaAAGCTCTTACGTTTTTTAATGAGTTGAGGGGAAGGAATATCTCTCCCAATCATTTTACATTTTCGGCTGTTTTGCCGGCTTGTGGTGATTCGAGGGTGGGGAAACAGATGCATTGTTTGATATGTAAACATGGATTTGAATCCGATGTGTTTGTGGGCAGTGCATTGGTGGATATGTATGCGAAGTCTGGAGAATTGGATTGTGCGAGGAgagtgtttgatgaaatgcctGAGAGGAACCTTGTATCGTGGAATTCTGTGATCGTGGGGTTTCTGAGAAATGGGTGTTACGATCAGGCCATTGGTTTCTTCACTCGCCTGATTGGGGAGGATGCAATAAGACCTGATGAAGTGAGTTTTTCGAGTGTTTTGAGTGCTTGTGCTCATGTGTGTGGGGTGGCCATCGGGAGGCAAGTTCATGTAGTAGTCTTGAAGCTTGGGTTGGAATATTTGGCGTATGTAAAGAATTCTTTAATGGATATGTATTGTAAGTGTGGCGTCTTTGATGATGCTGAAAAATTGTTTAGGAATACAGAAGATAGAGATGTGGTTACATGGAACGTTATGGTCATGGGTTTTGTTCAAAATGGTAATTCTGAGGATGCGTGCAATTACTTTTGGGTTATGAGACGTGAAGGTATATTGCCTGATGAGGCATCATTTTCAACCGTGCTTCATGCTGCTGCATGTATTGCTGCATTTGATCAGGGTGCTTTGAtccataatcaaataataaaaaccgGGTTAGGGGGGAATACATGTGTCGCTAGCTCATTGATTACAATGTATGCAAAATGTGGGAGTTTGGTTGATGCTAGGCGGGCCTTTTCTGAGAGCGAAGAACACAATGTGATATCATGGACGGCCATGCTTTCTGCATTCCAACAACATGGTTGTGCAAACCAGGTTATAGAATTATTTGATCATATGATGCAAGCGGGTATCGAGCCTGATTATATAACTCTTGTTTCTGTTTTATCAGCTTGTGCGCATACTGGGCGTGTTGATGATGGGTTTTCTTACTTTAATTTGATGAGTCAAAGATATAACATGAATCCAGGGCTTGAACACTATGCTTGCATGGTTGACTTGCTTGGTCGTGCTGGTCGTTTGTATGATGCTAAGAAATTTGTGGAAAGTATGCCGATTGAACCTGATGTATCTGTTTGGGGAGCATTACTTGGAGCTTGCAGAAAGTACGGTGATCTTAATATGGGTAGGGAAGTTGCAGAGAGGCTTTTTGAAATAGAACCAGATAATCCAGGAAACTACGTGTTGCTGTACAACATGTATGCTCGTAGAGGAAGATTAGAAGAAGCAAATGAGGTGAGGAGATTGATGGGGTTCAACAGAGTTAGAAAAGAACCGGGCTGTAGCTGGCTTGATGTGAAAAACATGACTCATGTTTTTAAAGCTCATGATAAATCCCATTCAAGGACAAATGAGATATATGAGATGCTGGCAGAGTTGGAAGAACTGGTGAAGCAGAAAGGATATGTTCCTGAAATCCAACATTCAATCAATGATATGGATGAGTACGAGGAGCGGAAACTATGGTATCACAGTGAGAAATTAGCCCTTGCATATGGACTACTGACCCTTCCAGTTGGGGCGCCCATCCGAATAAAGAAGAATCTTCGAACTTGTGGTGATTGTCACAATGTTATGAAGTTTGCATCAGCAATTTTTAAGAGAGAGATTATCCTTAGAGACATTAATCGTTTCCACCGGTTCGCGGATGGTCTGTGTTCATGTGGCGACTATTGGTGA
- the LOC105169004 gene encoding uncharacterized protein LOC105169004 yields MALRRMLGFSDGELMRSDAKPCSRLMRQTAGIFTVGGGLGFWVLCRLHYGPRITVPRSLRWAACGAISTSTTTALLVRLFSPECEPQNIAAYDRKK; encoded by the exons ATGGCGCTAAGGCGTATGCTTGGATTCTCTGATGGAGAATTGATGAGGTCAGATGCAAAACCCTGTTCCCGACTGATGAGGCAAACTGCTGGCATTTTTACAGTGGGAGGAGGACTGGGCTTTTGGGTCCTCTGCCGCTTGCACTATG GTCCTAGAATCACAGTTCCTAGAAGTCTTAGGTGGGCTGCTTGTGGCGCCATCTCTACAAGTACAACCACAGCTCTGCTAGTTCGTCTATTCAGTCCTGAATGTGAACCCCAAAACATAGCTGCTTATGACCGGAAAAAGTAA
- the LOC105169006 gene encoding hydrophobic protein RCI2B, translating to MGDGTATCIDILLAIILPPLGVFLKFGCKVEFWICLLLTIFGYIPGIIYAIYAITKD from the exons ATGGGAGACGGCACAGCGACTTGTATTGATATTCTCCTGGCAATTATTTTGCCTCCACTTGGTGTCTTCCTCAAGTTCGGCTGCAAG GTTGAATTCTGGATATGTTTGCTGTTGACAATCTTTGGTTACATACCTGGAATTATCTATGCCATCTACGCCATCACCAAGGACTGA
- the LOC105169409 gene encoding anaphase-promoting complex subunit 11, with protein CRAQENESQDSTWHAVASWTWDAQDETCGICRMAFDGCCPDCKLPGDDCPLIWGSCNHAFHLHCILKWVNSQTPQAHCPMCRREWQFKG; from the exons TGCAGGgcacaagaaaatgaaagtcAAGATTCTAC GTGGCATGCTGTTGCTTCTTGGACATGGGATGCCCAAGATGAAACTTGTGGTATTTGTAGGATGGCTTTTGATGGTTGTTGCCCTGATTGTAAGCTCCCTGGAGATGATTGCCCTCTGA TCTGGGGTTCTTGCAACCATGCTTTCCATCTCCACTGCATCTTGAAATGGGTAAATTCACAAACTCCTCAAGCACATTGTCCGATGTGCCGTAGGGAGTGGCAGTTCAAAGGATAA